Proteins from one Malaya genurostris strain Urasoe2022 chromosome 2, Malgen_1.1, whole genome shotgun sequence genomic window:
- the LOC131429812 gene encoding protein PPP1R35 homolog isoform X1: MLLFTNVKQTNTFRIHFLILNLEEGAKSNSLRMKKSKYRKYFLRDVEIPLTKSNATVWKATRGTSTSEPDVKQVGQPNVKSCLVSINKFKQPELHTALNVRKQIDEVKNIHSKAPANIGELTPKSKKFVREEVTKKLNFNHDENVFKGLVPVNVNDSVLIPIRKKSIRVNYVMREKRDPEPDLAEFLRPIPAFNLDFDPYLPPESIPQRPNFNNFDHIMDVFNKIDVGA; encoded by the exons ATGCTtttatttacaaatgtcaaacaAACCAATACCTTTAGAATCCATTTCTTGATTTTGAATCTCGAAGAAGGCGCTAAATCAAACAGCTTAAGGATGAAAAAAAGCAAATACAGAAAGTATTTCTTACGAGACGTCGAAATTCCTCTAACCAAGAGTAATGCAACAGTATGGAAAGCAACAAGAGGCACGAGCACATCTGAGCCTGATGTGAAACAAGTCGGTCAACCTAATGTCAAGTCTTGTTTGGTCtcaataaataaattcaaacaGCCGGAGCTACATACAGCTTTAAACGTACGCAAACAAATCGATGAAGTTAAAAACATTCATTCGAAGGCTCCAGCTAATATTGGAGAACTAACTCCCAAAAGCAAGAAATTCGTACGCGAAGAG GTgaccaaaaaattaaatttcaatcaCGATGAAAATGTATTCAAAGGATTGGTACCAGTGAACGTGAATGATTCCGTTCTGATTCCCATCAGGAAAAAATCCATCCGTGTTAACTACGTTATGAGGGAAAAGCGAGATCCCGAACCAGATTTGGCCGAGTTTCTGCGCCCGATTCCAGCATTTAACTTAGATTTTGATCCATATTTGCCACCAGAATCAATTCCTCAACGTCCTAACTTCAACAATTTCGATCATATTATGGATGTGTTCAACAAAATAGATGTGGGAGCTtga
- the LOC131429812 gene encoding protein PPP1R35 homolog isoform X2: MKKSKYRKYFLRDVEIPLTKSNATVWKATRGTSTSEPDVKQVGQPNVKSCLVSINKFKQPELHTALNVRKQIDEVKNIHSKAPANIGELTPKSKKFVREEVTKKLNFNHDENVFKGLVPVNVNDSVLIPIRKKSIRVNYVMREKRDPEPDLAEFLRPIPAFNLDFDPYLPPESIPQRPNFNNFDHIMDVFNKIDVGA; this comes from the exons ATGAAAAAAAGCAAATACAGAAAGTATTTCTTACGAGACGTCGAAATTCCTCTAACCAAGAGTAATGCAACAGTATGGAAAGCAACAAGAGGCACGAGCACATCTGAGCCTGATGTGAAACAAGTCGGTCAACCTAATGTCAAGTCTTGTTTGGTCtcaataaataaattcaaacaGCCGGAGCTACATACAGCTTTAAACGTACGCAAACAAATCGATGAAGTTAAAAACATTCATTCGAAGGCTCCAGCTAATATTGGAGAACTAACTCCCAAAAGCAAGAAATTCGTACGCGAAGAG GTgaccaaaaaattaaatttcaatcaCGATGAAAATGTATTCAAAGGATTGGTACCAGTGAACGTGAATGATTCCGTTCTGATTCCCATCAGGAAAAAATCCATCCGTGTTAACTACGTTATGAGGGAAAAGCGAGATCCCGAACCAGATTTGGCCGAGTTTCTGCGCCCGATTCCAGCATTTAACTTAGATTTTGATCCATATTTGCCACCAGAATCAATTCCTCAACGTCCTAACTTCAACAATTTCGATCATATTATGGATGTGTTCAACAAAATAGATGTGGGAGCTtga
- the LOC131429813 gene encoding uncharacterized protein LOC131429813: MPFPSKQRKAALIRENLKRKKRNELGKCVSDSDNVRKSSVKAVEELLVQNNSTEFRNFTASNNLVSIGTMGRRCEFYYCNSNEGLGKSFYGFPTDEKLCAEWVTFCESKELTAIFKAGGVESLRKRRLCSDHFQQSDFKDLAQRQKGLRGGATPSYFTVPTTAGTFSVKFIKTN; this comes from the exons ATGCCTTTCCCATCTAAGCAGAGAAAAGCAGCATTAATTCGCGAAAATCTAAAGAGAAAAAAACGGAATGAGTTAGGAAAGTGTGTTTCGGATAGTGATAACGTAAGGAAATCATCAGTCAAAGCTGTTGAAGAACTGCtggttcaaaacaattctaCGGAATTTAGAAATTTCACTGCATCtaataatttggtatcaatag GCACAATGGGTCGTCGATGTGAGTTTTACTACTGCAACAGTAACGAAGGATTAGGGAAATCCTTTTACGGTTTCCCAACGGATGAAAAATT ATGCGCAGAATGGGTAACTTTTTGCGAATCAAAGGAAttaacagctatttttaaagccgGAGGTGTGGAATCGTTACGAAAACGTCGGTTATGTTCGGATCATTTTCAACAATCGGACTTTAAAGACCTAGCACAGCGACAAAAAGG ATTGCGCGGTGGTGCTACTCCCTCATATTTTACTGTTCCTACTACGGCAGGCACATTCTCTGTAAAATTTATTAAGACTAATTAA
- the LOC131429811 gene encoding transmembrane protein 62-like has product MRFTTAAIALIAFIVIFSIFVANVANLVGIDSKLSKRLDAAYSEGKHRWQMDHHQWTGKQLKLDDSPKHLMWFLQISDIHISLYQDPTRVPHLVEFCNQTVDIIRPTIVLASGDLTDAKTSDFLGSQQHEDEWRWYRDVLRDTNVLNKTTWLDIRGNHDNFNVPALQTKHDLFTNYSVQGKNHPRSYMHQVTVGGDRYSFIAVDACLEPGPKRPFNFVGMLSMNETEHIISLAEKSREMDTNYTIWFGHYPTSCILTPGLGTSGVRNLIGKYQEGYAYLCGHFHKLGGAVPQMYTMQQEGFLELELGDWMKNRMYRLAAFDHGLFSFVDLQHNQWPVILITNPKNALFNIPGKEGSLVQLESSHIRLLAFSPAKISECQVKVDQQEWIDCTRVSKELFVVPWMPSRYDQGMHQLSVFVRDVDGRYRVLEQEFTLDGSRKKFSLLARFVLMYDTNKIFQAFFSVALICCLLPLCVFRIWHMLVRYGAVPRPRIRSYCCRGWIRKMWILSTVDRLVFPIVGYCLYLTCGPWSFGEIIDGHMGIVFVWGIFVNGAFLPGTLTYLYGFFQLAFCQLPLIVIFASNSQKRFYRGPSSGEKKLNFLAASWQNLPFILIMTVELLLALIFWNAYGTLAFMITPLRTWSILLNLLLWYQSKNLPMKCLRSAAAVWSPPPEPKSNLAQ; this is encoded by the exons ATGCGATTCACTACAGCAGCGATAGCCTTGATAGCCTTCATAGTGATATTCTCGATATTCGTGGCGAATGTTGcaaatttggttggaattgatagcAAGCTGAGTAAGCGGTTAGATGCCGCATACAGCGAGGGTAAGCATCGCTGGCAGATGGATCATCACCAGTGGACAGGAAAACAACTCAAGCTTGACGATAGTCCGAAACATTTGATGTGGTTTCTTCAG atttctgATATCCATATAAGTCTCTATCAGGATCCCACCCGCGTACCGCATTTAGTCGAGTTCTGCAATCAAACAGTTGACATAATCCGACCTACGATTGTGCTTGCTTCGGGTGATTTGACGGATGCAAAAACATCGGACTTTCTCGGATCCCAACAGCATGAAGATGAGTGGCGTTGGTATAGGGATGTTCTACGTGATACGAATGTTCTGAATAAAACCACCTGGTTAGATATTCGGGGCAACCATGATAACTTTAACGTCCCGGCTCTGCAAACAAAGCATGATTTGTTCACTAACTATTCCGTGCAGGGTAAAAATCATCCGCGTTCCTACATGCATCAAGTGACGGTAGGAGGCGATCGTTATAGTTTTATTGCTGTGGACGCCTGTCTAGAACCAGGCCCGAAAAGGCCATTCAATTTTGTTGGCATGCTTTCAATGAACGAAACAGAGCACATTATCAGTTTGGCTGAAAAATCAAGAGAAATGGATACCAACTATACGATTTGGTTCGGCCATTATCCTACCTCGTGCATTTTGACACCCGGCTTAGGAACCAGTGGGGTTCGAAATCTGATCGGAAAATATCAGGAAGGATACGCCTATCTTTGTGGTCATTTCCACAAATTGGGGGGAGCAGTTCCCCAGATGTACACGATGCAGCAGGAAGGATTTCTCGAGTTGGAGCTCGGTGACTGGATGAAAAATAGAATGTATCGGTTGGCAGCTTTCGATCACGGTTTGTTCTCTTTTGTTGATTTGCAACACAACCAATGGCcggtaatattaataacgaacccAAAAAATGCCCTTTTCAATATACCGGGCAAAGAGGGTTCACTAGTCCAGCTGGAATCTAGTCACATTCGGTTGCTAGCATTTTCACCAGCGAAGATTTCCGAGTGTCAAGTTAAGGTGGATCAGCAAGAATGGATTGACTGTACCCGAGTTAGTAAGGAATTGTTTGTGGTGCCATGGATGCCCTCGCGGTACGACCAAGGAATGCACCAACTTTCGGTGTTCGTGCGAGACGTTGATGGTCGATATCGAGTGCTGGAACAGGAGTTCACTTTGGATGGTTCTAGGAAAAAATTCAGCCTTCTGGCACGGTTTGTGCTGATGTACGACACGAACAAAATATTTCAGGCATTTTTCAGTGTGGCACTGATTTGCTGTTTGCTACCGCTGTGTGTTTTCCGTATTTGGCATATGCTTGTGAGGT ATGGTGCTGTGCCACGCCCACGGATTCGAAGCTATTGTTGCCGTGGCTGGATCCGTAAGATGTGGATATTGTCAACGGTCGATCGTCTGGTGTTTCCAATCGTAGGCTACTGTCTGTATCTGACTTGCGGTCCCTGGTCTTTCGGCGAGATTATTGACGGCCACATGGGCATTGTATTTGTATGGGGCATATTCGTGAACGGAGCCTTTCTACCGGGAACTCTTACCTACTTGTACGGATTTTTCCAGTTGGCGTTCTGTCAACTCCCACTGATCGTTATTTTTGCTAGTAATTCACAAAAAAG ATTTTACCGAGGACCGTCAAGTGGGGAGAAAAAACTGAACTTCCTGGCAGCCAGCTGGCAGAATCTTCCCTTCATACTCATCATGACGGTTGAACTACTGTTGGCGCTGATTTTCTGGAACGCGTACGGAACTTTAGCGTTCATGATTACACCGCTACGAACGTGGTCAATTTTGCTGAACTTGCTGCTGTGGTATCAATCGAAAAACCTTCCAATGAAGTGTCTTCGATCGGCCGCTGCCGTCTGGTCCCCACCACCGGAACCGAAGTCAAATCTCGCCCAGTAA